One window of Papaver somniferum cultivar HN1 chromosome 9, ASM357369v1, whole genome shotgun sequence genomic DNA carries:
- the LOC113309443 gene encoding probable methionine--tRNA ligase isoform X2 yields the protein MADLQVKKIPKLPIPGRRNIMITSALPYVNNVPHLGNIIGCVLSADVFARYCRLRGYNTIYMCGTDEYGTATETKAMEEGCTPKEICDKYHAIHRDVYNWFDISFDEFGRTSSPQQTEVCQAIFKMLNENNWLSENTMQQLYCKTCKRFLADRLVEGTCPRPTCNYDSARGDQCEKCGNLLNPTELQDPKCKVCRNTPEIRDTDHLFLELPLLKDKLEEYINHMSVAGSWSQNAIQATNAWLKEGLRSRCITRDLKWGVPVPHEKYRDKVFYVWFDAPIGYVSITSCYTSDWEKWWKNPENVELYQFMGKDNVPFHTVMFPSTLLGTGENWTLMKTISVTEYLNYEAGKFSKSKGIGVFGNDAKDTKIPSEVWRYYLLTNRPEVSDTLFTWKDLQAKLNSELLANLGNFINRVLSFIAKPSGLGYGSIIPDAANAESHSLTKALAEKVGKHVEQYVEAMEKVKLKQGLKTAMCISSEGNCYLQDSQFWKLYKEDSASCAIVMGTSVGLVFLLASLLEPFIPSFSVEVVKQLNLSSELPLSLSDENGYINGARRPWEIIPPGHKIGSPRPLFKELKDEEVEFFREKFAGSQADRKVKADAKKMAGQLEKTKLSDAKKQKASTSAAQGISGGAGKKMAGQLKKTKLSDAKKQKASTSAAQGISGGAAETEITISRLDIRVGLITKVWRHPDAGSLYVEEIEVGEATPRTVVSGLVKFIPLEEMQNRKVCVLCNLEPETISTTTSHAMVLAAFNEDHSKVELVDPPSSAAVGERVTFPGFEGVPGAVLNLKVWEALQVDLKTDAELVARYKDAPLTTSAGVCKVLSIPSGIIG from the exons ATGGCAGATCTCCAAGTGAAAAAAATTCCTAAACTACCAATTCCTGGCCGTAGAAACATTATGATTACTAGCGCATTACCTTATGTTAATAACGTTCCTCACCTTGGAAATATCATTGGTTGTGTTTTGAGTGCTGATGTCTTCGCTCGTTATTGCCGTCTCAGAGGTTATAACACGATTTATATGTGTGGTACAGATGAATATGGAACAGCCACTGAAACCAAAGCTATGGAAGAAGGATGTACACCTAAGGAGATTTGTGATAA GTATCATGCGATTCACAGAGATGTTTACAACTGGTTTGACATAAGCTTTGACGAGTTTGGACGCACTTCTAGTCCCCAACAGACTGAAGTTTgccaagcaattttcaagatgctGAATGAGAACAACTGGCTTTCTGAAAATACAATGCAGCAG CTTTACTGCAAAACGTGTAAGCGTTTCTTAGCTGATCGGCTGGTAGAAGGAACCTGTCCTAGACCAACATGTAACTATGATTCAGCACGAGGTGACCAGTGTGAAAAATGTGGAAACCTTTTGAATCCGACGGAGCTACAGGATCCCAAGTGCAAG GTATGCCGGAACACTCCTGAAATTCGTGATACAGATCATTTGTTTCTAGAACTCCCCTTGCTGAAGGATAAATTGGAAGAATATATCAACCATATGTCCGTTGCTGGATCGTGGAGCCAGAATGCAATTCAAGCTACAAATGCATGGCTAAAAGAGGGTCTGAGATCAAGGTGTATAACCAGAGATCTCAAGTGGGGGGTTCCTGTTCCACATGAGAAATACAGAGACAAG GTTTTTTATGTTTGGTTCGACGCACCTATTGGTTACGTCTCGATAACTTCATGCTACACTTCTGATTGGGAGAAGTGGTGGAAGAATCCAGAAAATGTGGAGCTTTATCAATTTATGGGAAAGGACAATGTGCCGTTCCACACT GTAATGTTCCCCTCAACTCTTCTTGGAACTGGCGAAAACTGGACACTGATGAAGACTATTAGTGTTACAGAATATTTGAATTATGAAGCAG GGAAGTTCTCTAAGAGTAAAGGAATAGGTGTTTTTGGTAATGATGCAAAAGACACAAAGATTCCTTCAGAAGTATGGAGATACTATTTGTTGACAAATAGGCCTGAA GTATCAGACACTCTGTTTACATGGAAGGATTTGCAAGCCAAACTTAACAGCGAGTTGCTTGCTAACTTGGGCAATTTTATCAACCGTGTCTTGAGCTTCATTGCCAAGCCTTCAG GTTTAGGTTATGGTTCTATTATTCCTGATGCTGCAAATGCAGAATCACACTCCTTGACAAAGGCTTTGGCAGAGAAAGTTGGAAAACATGTTGAGCAATATGTTGAAGCTATGGAAAAG GTTAAACTAAAGCAAGGCTTGAAAACTGCAATGTGCATTTCTAGTGAAGGAAATTGCTACCTACAA GATAGCCAGTTCTGGAAACTATACAAGGAAGATTCAGCTTCTTGTGCTATTGTCATGGGTACTTCTGTTGGGCTAGTTTTTCTTCTAGCATCTCTTTTGGAACCGTTTATACCATCCTTTTCTGTAGAG GTAGTGAAGCAACTCAATTTGTCTTCCGAACTTCCACTCTCTCTTAGCGATGAAAATGGATATATAAATGGGGCAAGAAGACCTTGGGAGATTATACCTCCTGGCCACAAAATTGGGTCACCACGGCCACTTTTTAAAGAACTA AAAGATGAGGAGGTGGAGTTCTTCAGGGAGAAGTTCGCTGGAAGTCAAGCTGACAGAAAGGTAAAGGCTGATGCAAAGAAAATGGCTGGCCAACTAGAGAAAACCAAGCTTTCTG ATGCAAAGAAACAAAAGGCATCAACATCTGCAGCTCAGGGCATATCTGGGGGTGCTGGAAAAAAAATGGCTGGCCAACTTAAGAAAACCAAGCTTTCTG ATGCAAAGAAACAAAAGGCATCAACATCTGCAGCTCAGGGCATATCTGGGGGAGCTGCTGAAACAGAAATCACCATCAGTAGACTTGACATTCGTGTTGGTCTCATTACTAAGGTCTGGAGGCATCCAGATGCTGGTTCCCTTTATGTTGAGGAGATTGAAGTGGGTGAAGCTACACCACGCACTGTTGTTAGTGGGCTTGTGAAGTTCATCCCCCTTGAAGAAATGCAG AACCGGAAAGTTTGTGTTCTGTGCAACCTGGAACCAGAAACCATAAGCACAACTACATCTCATGCAATGGTTCTTGCTGCCTTCAATGAGGACCACAGTAAG GTTGAATTGGTGGATCCACCAAGCTCTGCTGCAGTGGGAGAGAGAGTTACCTTCCCTGGTTTTGAAGGTGTGCCTGGTGCTGTGCTTAACTTGAAG GTATGGGAAGCACTACAAGTAGATCTGAAGACTGACGCTGAACTGGTTGCTCGGTACAAAGACGCGCCATTAACTACGTCAGCTGGAGTTTGCAAAGTCTTGTCCATACCAAGTGGAATCATAGGGTAG
- the LOC113309443 gene encoding probable methionine--tRNA ligase isoform X3, which produces MADLQVKKIPKLPIPGRRNIMITSALPYVNNVPHLGNIIGCVLSADVFARYCRLRGYNTIYMCGTDEYGTATETKAMEEGCTPKEICDKYHAIHRDVYNWFDISFDEFGRTSSPQQTEVCQAIFKMLNENNWLSENTMQQLYCKTCKRFLADRLVEGTCPRPTCNYDSARGDQCEKCGNLLNPTELQDPKCKVCRNTPEIRDTDHLFLELPLLKDKLEEYINHMSVAGSWSQNAIQATNAWLKEGLRSRCITRDLKWGVPVPHEKYRDKVFYVWFDAPIGYVSITSCYTSDWEKWWKNPENVELYQFMGKDNVPFHTVMFPSTLLGTGENWTLMKTISVTEYLNYEAGKFSKSKGIGVFGNDAKDTKIPSEVWRYYLLTNRPEVSDTLFTWKDLQAKLNSELLANLGNFINRVLSFIAKPSGLGYGSIIPDAANAESHSLTKALAEKVGKHVEQYVEAMEKVKLKQGLKTAMCISSEGNCYLQDSQFWKLYKEDSASCAIVMGTSVGLVFLLASLLEPFIPSFSVEVVKQLNLSSELPLSLSDENGYINGARRPWEIIPPGHKIGSPRPLFKELKDEEVEFFREKFAGSQADRKVKADAKKMAGQLEKTKLSDAKKQKASTSAAQGISGGAAETEITISRLDIRVGLITKVWRHPDAGSLYVEEIEVGEATPRTVVSGLVKFIPLEEMQNRKVCVLCNLEPETISTTTSHAMVLAAFNEDHSKVELVDPPSSAAVGERVTFPGFEGVPGAVLNLKVWEALQVDLKTDAELVARYKDVPLTTSAGVCKVLSIPSGIIG; this is translated from the exons ATGGCAGATCTCCAAGTGAAAAAAATTCCTAAACTACCAATTCCTGGCCGTAGAAACATTATGATTACTAGCGCATTACCTTATGTTAATAACGTTCCTCACCTTGGAAATATCATTGGTTGTGTTTTGAGTGCTGATGTCTTCGCTCGTTATTGCCGTCTCAGAGGTTATAACACGATTTATATGTGTGGTACAGATGAATATGGAACAGCCACTGAAACCAAAGCTATGGAAGAAGGATGTACACCTAAGGAGATTTGTGATAA GTATCATGCGATTCACAGAGATGTTTACAACTGGTTTGACATAAGCTTTGACGAGTTTGGACGCACTTCTAGTCCCCAACAGACTGAAGTTTgccaagcaattttcaagatgctGAATGAGAACAACTGGCTTTCTGAAAATACAATGCAGCAG CTTTACTGCAAAACGTGTAAGCGTTTCTTAGCTGATCGGCTGGTAGAAGGAACCTGTCCTAGACCAACATGTAACTATGATTCAGCACGAGGTGACCAGTGTGAAAAATGTGGAAACCTTTTGAATCCGACGGAGCTACAGGATCCCAAGTGCAAG GTATGCCGGAACACTCCTGAAATTCGTGATACAGATCATTTGTTTCTAGAACTCCCCTTGCTGAAGGATAAATTGGAAGAATATATCAACCATATGTCCGTTGCTGGATCGTGGAGCCAGAATGCAATTCAAGCTACAAATGCATGGCTAAAAGAGGGTCTGAGATCAAGGTGTATAACCAGAGATCTCAAGTGGGGGGTTCCTGTTCCACATGAGAAATACAGAGACAAG GTTTTTTATGTTTGGTTCGACGCACCTATTGGTTACGTCTCGATAACTTCATGCTACACTTCTGATTGGGAGAAGTGGTGGAAGAATCCAGAAAATGTGGAGCTTTATCAATTTATGGGAAAGGACAATGTGCCGTTCCACACT GTAATGTTCCCCTCAACTCTTCTTGGAACTGGCGAAAACTGGACACTGATGAAGACTATTAGTGTTACAGAATATTTGAATTATGAAGCAG GGAAGTTCTCTAAGAGTAAAGGAATAGGTGTTTTTGGTAATGATGCAAAAGACACAAAGATTCCTTCAGAAGTATGGAGATACTATTTGTTGACAAATAGGCCTGAA GTATCAGACACTCTGTTTACATGGAAGGATTTGCAAGCCAAACTTAACAGCGAGTTGCTTGCTAACTTGGGCAATTTTATCAACCGTGTCTTGAGCTTCATTGCCAAGCCTTCAG GTTTAGGTTATGGTTCTATTATTCCTGATGCTGCAAATGCAGAATCACACTCCTTGACAAAGGCTTTGGCAGAGAAAGTTGGAAAACATGTTGAGCAATATGTTGAAGCTATGGAAAAG GTTAAACTAAAGCAAGGCTTGAAAACTGCAATGTGCATTTCTAGTGAAGGAAATTGCTACCTACAA GATAGCCAGTTCTGGAAACTATACAAGGAAGATTCAGCTTCTTGTGCTATTGTCATGGGTACTTCTGTTGGGCTAGTTTTTCTTCTAGCATCTCTTTTGGAACCGTTTATACCATCCTTTTCTGTAGAG GTAGTGAAGCAACTCAATTTGTCTTCCGAACTTCCACTCTCTCTTAGCGATGAAAATGGATATATAAATGGGGCAAGAAGACCTTGGGAGATTATACCTCCTGGCCACAAAATTGGGTCACCACGGCCACTTTTTAAAGAACTA AAAGATGAGGAGGTGGAGTTCTTCAGGGAGAAGTTCGCTGGAAGTCAAGCTGACAGAAAGGTAAAGGCTGATGCAAAGAAAATGGCTGGCCAACTAGAGAAAACCAAGCTTTCTG ATGCAAAGAAACAAAAGGCATCAACATCTGCAGCTCAGGGCATATCTGGGGGAGCTGCTGAAACAGAAATCACCATCAGTAGACTTGACATTCGTGTTGGTCTCATTACTAAGGTCTGGAGGCATCCAGATGCTGGTTCCCTTTATGTTGAGGAGATTGAAGTGGGTGAAGCTACACCACGCACTGTTGTTAGTGGGCTTGTGAAGTTCATCCCCCTTGAAGAAATGCAG AACCGGAAAGTTTGTGTTCTGTGCAACCTGGAACCAGAAACCATAAGCACAACTACATCTCATGCAATGGTTCTTGCTGCCTTCAATGAGGACCACAGTAAG GTTGAATTGGTGGATCCACCAAGCTCTGCTGCAGTGGGAGAGAGAGTTACCTTCCCTGGTTTTGAAGGTGTGCCTGGTGCTGTGCTTAACTTGAAGGTATGGGAAGCACTACAAGTAGATCTGAAGACTGACGCTGAACTGGTTGCTCGGTACAAAGACGTGCCATTAACTACGTCAGCTGGAGTTTGCAAAGTCTTGTCCATACCAAGTGGAATCATAGGGTAG
- the LOC113309443 gene encoding probable methionine--tRNA ligase isoform X1 → MADLQVKKIPKLPIPGRRNIMITSALPYVNNVPHLGNIIGCVLSADVFARYCRLRGYNTIYMCGTDEYGTATETKAMEEGCTPKEICDKYHAIHRDVYNWFDISFDEFGRTSSPQQTEVCQAIFKMLNENNWLSENTMQQLYCKTCKRFLADRLVEGTCPRPTCNYDSARGDQCEKCGNLLNPTELQDPKCKVCRNTPEIRDTDHLFLELPLLKDKLEEYINHMSVAGSWSQNAIQATNAWLKEGLRSRCITRDLKWGVPVPHEKYRDKVFYVWFDAPIGYVSITSCYTSDWEKWWKNPENVELYQFMGKDNVPFHTVMFPSTLLGTGENWTLMKTISVTEYLNYEAGKFSKSKGIGVFGNDAKDTKIPSEVWRYYLLTNRPEVSDTLFTWKDLQAKLNSELLANLGNFINRVLSFIAKPSGLGYGSIIPDAANAESHSLTKALAEKVGKHVEQYVEAMEKVKLKQGLKTAMCISSEGNCYLQDSQFWKLYKEDSASCAIVMGTSVGLVFLLASLLEPFIPSFSVEVVKQLNLSSELPLSLSDENGYINGARRPWEIIPPGHKIGSPRPLFKELKDEEVEFFREKFAGSQADRKVKADAKKMAGQLEKTKLSDAKKQKASTSAAQGISGGAGKKMAGQLKKTKLSDAKKQKASTSAAQGISGGAAETEITISRLDIRVGLITKVWRHPDAGSLYVEEIEVGEATPRTVVSGLVKFIPLEEMQNRKVCVLCNLEPETISTTTSHAMVLAAFNEDHSKVELVDPPSSAAVGERVTFPGFEGVPGAVLNLKVWEALQVDLKTDAELVARYKDVPLTTSAGVCKVLSIPSGIIG, encoded by the exons ATGGCAGATCTCCAAGTGAAAAAAATTCCTAAACTACCAATTCCTGGCCGTAGAAACATTATGATTACTAGCGCATTACCTTATGTTAATAACGTTCCTCACCTTGGAAATATCATTGGTTGTGTTTTGAGTGCTGATGTCTTCGCTCGTTATTGCCGTCTCAGAGGTTATAACACGATTTATATGTGTGGTACAGATGAATATGGAACAGCCACTGAAACCAAAGCTATGGAAGAAGGATGTACACCTAAGGAGATTTGTGATAA GTATCATGCGATTCACAGAGATGTTTACAACTGGTTTGACATAAGCTTTGACGAGTTTGGACGCACTTCTAGTCCCCAACAGACTGAAGTTTgccaagcaattttcaagatgctGAATGAGAACAACTGGCTTTCTGAAAATACAATGCAGCAG CTTTACTGCAAAACGTGTAAGCGTTTCTTAGCTGATCGGCTGGTAGAAGGAACCTGTCCTAGACCAACATGTAACTATGATTCAGCACGAGGTGACCAGTGTGAAAAATGTGGAAACCTTTTGAATCCGACGGAGCTACAGGATCCCAAGTGCAAG GTATGCCGGAACACTCCTGAAATTCGTGATACAGATCATTTGTTTCTAGAACTCCCCTTGCTGAAGGATAAATTGGAAGAATATATCAACCATATGTCCGTTGCTGGATCGTGGAGCCAGAATGCAATTCAAGCTACAAATGCATGGCTAAAAGAGGGTCTGAGATCAAGGTGTATAACCAGAGATCTCAAGTGGGGGGTTCCTGTTCCACATGAGAAATACAGAGACAAG GTTTTTTATGTTTGGTTCGACGCACCTATTGGTTACGTCTCGATAACTTCATGCTACACTTCTGATTGGGAGAAGTGGTGGAAGAATCCAGAAAATGTGGAGCTTTATCAATTTATGGGAAAGGACAATGTGCCGTTCCACACT GTAATGTTCCCCTCAACTCTTCTTGGAACTGGCGAAAACTGGACACTGATGAAGACTATTAGTGTTACAGAATATTTGAATTATGAAGCAG GGAAGTTCTCTAAGAGTAAAGGAATAGGTGTTTTTGGTAATGATGCAAAAGACACAAAGATTCCTTCAGAAGTATGGAGATACTATTTGTTGACAAATAGGCCTGAA GTATCAGACACTCTGTTTACATGGAAGGATTTGCAAGCCAAACTTAACAGCGAGTTGCTTGCTAACTTGGGCAATTTTATCAACCGTGTCTTGAGCTTCATTGCCAAGCCTTCAG GTTTAGGTTATGGTTCTATTATTCCTGATGCTGCAAATGCAGAATCACACTCCTTGACAAAGGCTTTGGCAGAGAAAGTTGGAAAACATGTTGAGCAATATGTTGAAGCTATGGAAAAG GTTAAACTAAAGCAAGGCTTGAAAACTGCAATGTGCATTTCTAGTGAAGGAAATTGCTACCTACAA GATAGCCAGTTCTGGAAACTATACAAGGAAGATTCAGCTTCTTGTGCTATTGTCATGGGTACTTCTGTTGGGCTAGTTTTTCTTCTAGCATCTCTTTTGGAACCGTTTATACCATCCTTTTCTGTAGAG GTAGTGAAGCAACTCAATTTGTCTTCCGAACTTCCACTCTCTCTTAGCGATGAAAATGGATATATAAATGGGGCAAGAAGACCTTGGGAGATTATACCTCCTGGCCACAAAATTGGGTCACCACGGCCACTTTTTAAAGAACTA AAAGATGAGGAGGTGGAGTTCTTCAGGGAGAAGTTCGCTGGAAGTCAAGCTGACAGAAAGGTAAAGGCTGATGCAAAGAAAATGGCTGGCCAACTAGAGAAAACCAAGCTTTCTG ATGCAAAGAAACAAAAGGCATCAACATCTGCAGCTCAGGGCATATCTGGGGGTGCTGGAAAAAAAATGGCTGGCCAACTTAAGAAAACCAAGCTTTCTG ATGCAAAGAAACAAAAGGCATCAACATCTGCAGCTCAGGGCATATCTGGGGGAGCTGCTGAAACAGAAATCACCATCAGTAGACTTGACATTCGTGTTGGTCTCATTACTAAGGTCTGGAGGCATCCAGATGCTGGTTCCCTTTATGTTGAGGAGATTGAAGTGGGTGAAGCTACACCACGCACTGTTGTTAGTGGGCTTGTGAAGTTCATCCCCCTTGAAGAAATGCAG AACCGGAAAGTTTGTGTTCTGTGCAACCTGGAACCAGAAACCATAAGCACAACTACATCTCATGCAATGGTTCTTGCTGCCTTCAATGAGGACCACAGTAAG GTTGAATTGGTGGATCCACCAAGCTCTGCTGCAGTGGGAGAGAGAGTTACCTTCCCTGGTTTTGAAGGTGTGCCTGGTGCTGTGCTTAACTTGAAGGTATGGGAAGCACTACAAGTAGATCTGAAGACTGACGCTGAACTGGTTGCTCGGTACAAAGACGTGCCATTAACTACGTCAGCTGGAGTTTGCAAAGTCTTGTCCATACCAAGTGGAATCATAGGGTAG